One window from the genome of Paraclostridium sordellii encodes:
- a CDS encoding ABC transporter substrate-binding protein: MLLKRKASILLSSLLISSIVLTGCSSTNKKESTSKNQIDPFKVLENEDARKAISLAIDKEQMTNVILNDGSKPVNRFVPDGLAFNEAGKDYREVAGEMGYGHNDDEAKKSWDKVKKELNFDTVEFEFLTTDTEQSKKIAEFIQSELQDTLEGVTVKIQQLPTKLKTEKGSAGDFQLSIAGWGADYPDPLTFLEIYYPEVGRYAINVGYKDEEYKNLISKAKESTTIDESWDSYMKAEKILLDSGFITPLYQKGGAYLEKEYVKDVANYSFGPQTSYKWAKVSNGKNEINTTSSSDISSMDTAKASDSTSFEAINNVMEGLVRVDLKNELIPGMAESWEKSSDAKTWTFKIRPDAKWSNGDPVTAHDFEYAFIRNLTPETACEYAYVMYDIKGAEDFNLGKTKDSSSVGVKAIDDHTLEVKLNRPVNYFDQLMAFPVFFPVNQKVVETYGDDYGTSKDNLVFNGPFVMDSWKIEDQYGLKKNEKYWDNKTVNLDKVNFKVVKDINAAVNLYETGEIDKVVLASEHVDKYKDSKEFKTIKYASCNFLMVNAGNPPKK, from the coding sequence ATGTTACTAAAGAGAAAAGCATCAATTCTTTTAAGCTCACTTTTAATATCTAGTATTGTTTTAACAGGATGTAGTTCTACTAATAAAAAAGAAAGTACTTCTAAAAATCAAATTGATCCTTTTAAGGTTTTAGAAAATGAAGATGCAAGAAAAGCAATATCTTTAGCTATAGACAAAGAGCAAATGACCAATGTAATACTTAATGATGGTTCAAAACCTGTTAATAGATTTGTTCCTGATGGGTTAGCTTTTAATGAAGCTGGTAAAGATTATAGAGAAGTAGCTGGTGAAATGGGTTATGGCCATAATGATGACGAAGCTAAAAAATCTTGGGATAAAGTAAAAAAAGAACTTAATTTTGATACTGTAGAATTTGAGTTTTTAACTACTGATACAGAACAAAGTAAAAAAATAGCTGAGTTTATTCAATCAGAACTTCAAGATACCTTAGAAGGCGTTACTGTTAAAATTCAACAGTTACCTACAAAGTTAAAAACTGAAAAAGGTTCTGCTGGTGACTTCCAACTTTCAATAGCAGGATGGGGAGCTGATTATCCTGATCCACTAACATTTTTAGAGATTTATTATCCTGAAGTTGGAAGATATGCAATAAATGTTGGTTATAAGGATGAAGAATATAAGAATTTAATATCAAAAGCTAAGGAATCTACTACAATAGATGAGAGCTGGGATAGCTATATGAAGGCTGAGAAAATCTTATTAGATAGTGGATTTATAACTCCTCTATATCAAAAAGGAGGAGCTTATTTGGAAAAAGAATATGTAAAAGATGTGGCTAATTACTCTTTCGGTCCTCAAACGTCCTATAAATGGGCTAAAGTTTCTAATGGTAAAAATGAAATAAATACTACTTCTAGTTCAGATATATCTTCTATGGATACAGCAAAAGCTTCTGATTCAACTTCTTTTGAAGCTATAAATAACGTTATGGAAGGATTAGTAAGGGTTGATCTTAAAAATGAGTTAATACCTGGTATGGCAGAAAGTTGGGAAAAATCTTCTGATGCTAAAACTTGGACTTTTAAAATAAGACCTGATGCTAAATGGTCTAATGGTGATCCTGTAACTGCTCATGATTTTGAATATGCATTTATAAGAAATTTAACACCTGAAACAGCTTGTGAATATGCTTATGTAATGTATGATATAAAAGGAGCTGAAGATTTTAATTTAGGTAAAACTAAAGATTCAAGTTCTGTTGGTGTAAAGGCAATTGATGATCATACTTTAGAAGTTAAGTTAAACAGACCTGTTAACTATTTCGACCAACTTATGGCTTTTCCTGTATTCTTCCCTGTAAATCAAAAAGTTGTTGAAACTTATGGCGATGATTATGGTACTTCTAAGGATAATTTAGTTTTTAATGGTCCTTTCGTTATGGATAGTTGGAAAATTGAAGATCAATATGGTTTAAAGAAAAATGAAAAGTATTGGGATAATAAAACTGTTAATTTAGATAAAGTTAATTTTAAAGTCGTAAAAGATATTAATGCAGCTGTAAATTTATATGAAACTGGCGAAATTGATAAAGTCGTTTTAGCTTCTGAACATGTTGATAAATATAAGGATAGTAAAGAATTTAAAACTATAAAGTATGCAAGCTGTAACTTCCTTATGGTTAATGCTGGCAATCCCCCTAAAAAGTAA
- a CDS encoding class I SAM-dependent methyltransferase: protein MKVILGAGDTKLDGWISTQEKDLNLLDRSNFKKYFEECSIDAMLAEHVWEHMTKEEGIVAAKNCYDFLKEGGYIRVAVPDKNFKNEWYQNMVKVGGPGPVDHPAYTHKIVYDYLSFVEVFKAAGFEVELLEYCDEEGVFHYKYWNEEDGKIGRSFRFDTRNSLEKLGMVSIIIDAKKLMKIEP, encoded by the coding sequence TTGAAAGTAATATTAGGAGCAGGGGATACAAAATTAGATGGGTGGATTAGTACCCAGGAAAAAGATTTGAATTTATTAGATAGAAGTAATTTTAAAAAGTATTTTGAAGAATGTAGTATTGATGCTATGCTTGCAGAACATGTTTGGGAGCATATGACAAAGGAAGAGGGGATTGTGGCTGCAAAAAACTGTTATGACTTTTTAAAAGAAGGTGGATATATAAGAGTTGCGGTACCAGATAAAAACTTTAAAAATGAATGGTATCAAAATATGGTTAAGGTAGGCGGACCAGGACCAGTTGATCATCCAGCTTATACACATAAAATAGTATATGATTATTTAAGTTTTGTGGAAGTATTTAAGGCAGCTGGTTTTGAGGTTGAACTTTTAGAATATTGTGATGAAGAAGGGGTATTTCATTATAAGTATTGGAATGAAGAAGATGGAAAGATAGGCCGTTCTTTTAGATTTGACACTAGAAATAGTTTAGAAAAATTAGGTATGGTATCTATTATAATAGATGCGAAAAAGTTAATGAAAATTGAGCCGTAA
- the mreB gene encoding rod shape-determining protein has protein sequence MNSNDIGIDLGTANVLISVSGKGIVLSEPSVVAIEKNTGTVLAVGRQACNMIGKTPSNIVSIRPLQNGVISDYDATEKMLNYFISKVLDKKGMKKFFMPRIMVCVPSGVTGVEKIALEDAVRNTGAREVYTIEEPIAAAIGSGIDISNPTGSMVIDIGGGTADIAIISLGGAVISESIKIGGDKFDDAIVKYIKKHHNFLIGERTAEKIKIEIGTSYGEEETLMEVSGINLVTRLPEKIKISSLEIKDAIEECTQKILSTTCSVLEKTPPELASDIWENGIIMTGGGSLLNGLDKRIQEKTNIKVRIAEDALLCVAKGTGASLESLDLLAKVKKSEFN, from the coding sequence ATGAATAGTAATGATATAGGTATAGACTTAGGGACTGCTAATGTATTAATATCAGTTTCTGGAAAAGGAATAGTACTATCAGAACCATCAGTAGTTGCTATAGAAAAAAATACCGGAACCGTTTTAGCAGTTGGAAGACAAGCATGTAACATGATAGGAAAAACACCTAGTAATATAGTATCTATAAGACCATTACAAAATGGTGTAATATCTGATTATGATGCTACTGAAAAGATGTTAAATTACTTTATAAGCAAGGTGTTAGACAAAAAAGGTATGAAGAAGTTTTTTATGCCAAGAATAATGGTGTGTGTACCAAGTGGAGTAACAGGCGTTGAAAAAATAGCTTTAGAAGATGCTGTTAGAAATACTGGAGCAAGAGAAGTTTACACAATTGAAGAACCAATAGCTGCTGCTATTGGCTCAGGAATAGATATTTCTAATCCAACTGGAAGTATGGTTATAGATATAGGAGGAGGAACTGCAGATATAGCTATTATATCTTTAGGTGGAGCTGTGATTAGTGAATCAATAAAGATAGGTGGAGATAAGTTTGATGATGCTATAGTAAAGTATATTAAAAAACATCACAATTTTCTTATAGGTGAAAGAACAGCTGAAAAAATAAAAATTGAAATTGGAACAAGTTATGGTGAAGAAGAAACGCTTATGGAAGTAAGTGGAATAAATTTAGTTACAAGGCTTCCTGAAAAAATAAAAATCAGTTCATTAGAAATAAAAGATGCAATTGAAGAATGTACACAAAAAATATTATCGACTACATGTTCAGTATTAGAAAAAACACCACCTGAATTAGCATCAGATATCTGGGAAAATGGAATAATTATGACTGGGGGAGGATCACTTCTTAATGGATTAGATAAAAGAATACAAGAGAAAACTAATATAAAGGTTAGAATTGCGGAAGATGCATTATTATGTGTTGCAAAAGGAACGGGAGCTTCACTTGAATCCCTAGATTTATTAGCAAAAGTAAAAAAGAGTGAGTTTAATTAA
- a CDS encoding GNAT family N-acetyltransferase, with the protein MVKAIVDNNYLIKPMTILNRSEIKKLYDLCSDYHIMSSGKNATDEDVDNIFKYNDKKTAENSLTLGVYNQCELLIGMVDIFKNYPEEDTWMIGILLLSPEERNKNLGKIIHEEVKNYALSQGANTLRIGVMEENIKGKRFWDSLGYKKIKSTTIDMGDKKHNLDILISSIK; encoded by the coding sequence TTGGTAAAAGCTATAGTAGATAATAATTATTTAATTAAGCCCATGACTATACTAAATCGCAGTGAAATAAAAAAACTGTATGATTTATGTTCTGATTATCATATTATGTCTAGTGGTAAAAATGCAACTGATGAGGATGTAGACAACATTTTTAAATATAATGATAAAAAGACAGCTGAGAATTCCTTAACACTTGGAGTATATAATCAGTGTGAGCTGTTAATTGGGATGGTAGATATATTTAAAAATTATCCTGAAGAAGATACTTGGATGATAGGTATACTTTTACTTTCACCAGAGGAGAGAAATAAAAATTTAGGTAAAATAATACATGAAGAAGTGAAAAATTATGCTCTAAGTCAAGGGGCAAATACTTTAAGAATTGGAGTAATGGAGGAGAATATTAAAGGTAAAAGGTTTTGGGATTCATTAGGGTATAAAAAAATAAAATCTACAACTATAGATATGGGAGATAAAAAACATAATTTAGATATATTAATATCAAGTATTAAATAA
- a CDS encoding helix-turn-helix transcriptional regulator, producing MTKFISNLKKYRQFNELTQEELANKVNVRRETIARLENAKYNPSLELAVRISNELNISLEKLFIFEF from the coding sequence ATGACAAAATTTATTAGTAATTTAAAGAAATATCGCCAGTTTAATGAATTAACTCAAGAAGAATTAGCCAATAAGGTTAATGTTAGAAGAGAAACTATTGCTCGTTTAGAAAATGCAAAATATAATCCCTCACTTGAATTAGCTGTTAGAATTTCAAATGAGTTAAATATCTCACTTGAAAAACTATTTATTTTTGAGTTTTAA
- a CDS encoding GNAT family N-acetyltransferase — MENLYLHVPTFDELDYRQKILGQEDTMSYNKGYNLLMENYNNETGCIDFSKKYWEKWYAKWILEAKDRYYAYIVESNTGDFVGEVCFYYEEEEKLYRIGIVIESVHRGKGYCSNGLIKLADVAFNDFNIKRLRNVIPLGREYAIKGHKKVGFKEVSIEKNQIILDLSNEDYLGIKFI; from the coding sequence ATGGAAAACTTGTATTTACATGTTCCAACATTTGATGAACTAGATTATAGGCAAAAAATTTTAGGACAGGAAGATACCATGTCTTATAATAAAGGATATAATCTTTTAATGGAAAATTATAATAATGAAACTGGATGCATTGATTTTTCAAAAAAGTACTGGGAGAAGTGGTATGCTAAGTGGATTTTAGAAGCTAAAGATAGGTATTATGCATATATTGTAGAAAGTAATACAGGCGATTTTGTAGGAGAAGTATGCTTTTACTATGAGGAAGAAGAAAAGTTGTATCGTATAGGTATAGTTATTGAAAGTGTACATAGAGGTAAAGGATATTGCTCAAATGGGTTAATTAAGCTTGCAGATGTAGCATTTAATGATTTTAATATTAAAAGATTAAGAAATGTTATACCACTAGGTAGGGAGTATGCTATAAAAGGGCATAAAAAGGTAGGTTTTAAAGAAGTTAGTATTGAAAAAAATCAGATTATTCTTGATTTATCAAATGAGGATTACTTAGGTATTAAGTTTATATAA
- a CDS encoding histidine phosphatase family protein yields the protein MKIYITRHGQTQWNIEDRIQGSQNSNLTEQGKQDALNLGDKLRYTKIDYIYTSPLKRTYNTALLIKRNRDIPIEVYENLKEMNFGVWEGMHSHNVRREYKDEYYKFWNEPHLYKSICGETFEELIKRVKNTLNDIINEKKGENILLVTHAIFIKAIYAIINEYELKDFWNSPYIKNTCLTILEYNEDKYKFILEADTSYIEN from the coding sequence TTGAAAATATATATAACAAGGCATGGACAAACACAGTGGAACATAGAAGATAGGATACAAGGAAGTCAAAATTCAAATCTAACAGAACAAGGAAAACAGGATGCATTAAATCTAGGGGATAAATTAAGATATACTAAAATAGATTACATATATACTAGTCCATTGAAAAGAACATACAATACAGCATTACTTATAAAAAGAAATCGAGATATACCAATAGAGGTATATGAAAACTTAAAAGAAATGAATTTTGGTGTATGGGAAGGTATGCATAGTCATAATGTTAGAAGAGAATATAAAGATGAGTATTATAAATTTTGGAATGAACCTCACCTATATAAATCAATATGCGGAGAAACTTTTGAAGAACTCATAAAAAGAGTTAAAAATACTTTAAATGATATTATAAATGAAAAGAAGGGTGAAAATATATTATTAGTTACACATGCAATTTTTATAAAAGCTATATATGCAATTATTAATGAATATGAATTAAAGGACTTTTGGAATTCTCCATATATAAAAAATACCTGTTTAACCATATTAGAGTATAATGAAGATAAGTATAAATTTATATTAGAAGCAGATACGTCATATATAGAAAATTAA
- a CDS encoding GNAT family N-acetyltransferase yields the protein MFEKIELKSPNIIYKDSFLENINDYKKSSNTEYFNIYKKALDDFEQYVEILNNNSKGIDLPKGYVPCSTFWLVNGDNKVLGVIRIRHKSIPLNGHIGYDIAQKYRGRGYGTKILELALPISKQLGIDKAILSCESINIASEKVIKANNGILFNTIEENGKIYNQFVINL from the coding sequence ATGTTTGAAAAAATAGAGTTAAAATCACCAAACATTATATATAAAGACAGTTTTTTAGAAAATATAAATGACTATAAAAAAAGTAGTAATACAGAATATTTTAATATATATAAAAAAGCATTAGATGATTTTGAACAATATGTAGAGATTTTAAATAATAATTCAAAAGGAATTGATTTACCTAAAGGCTATGTTCCTTGTTCTACTTTTTGGTTGGTAAATGGAGATAATAAAGTCTTAGGAGTAATTAGAATTAGACATAAAAGTATACCTCTTAATGGTCATATTGGATATGATATTGCTCAAAAGTATAGAGGTAGAGGATATGGTACTAAAATATTAGAACTAGCACTACCTATCTCAAAACAACTTGGTATAGATAAAGCTATATTAAGCTGTGAATCTATAAACATAGCTTCTGAAAAAGTTATAAAAGCCAACAATGGAATTTTATTTAATACTATAGAGGAAAATGGTAAAATATATAATCAATTTGTAATTAACTTATAA
- a CDS encoding nitrous oxide-stimulated promoter family protein produces MGVLDRIDKEKEIITLMINLYCKKKHGSLNNELCSGCRDLEEYAHKRLTYCKFGNEKSSCKKCPIHCYKKDMREKVKEVMKFSGPRILIYNPLEYIRHIFK; encoded by the coding sequence GTGGGAGTTTTGGACAGAATTGATAAGGAAAAAGAGATAATAACATTGATGATAAACCTTTATTGTAAGAAAAAACATGGTAGTTTAAATAATGAACTATGTAGTGGATGTAGGGACTTAGAAGAATATGCACATAAAAGATTAACTTATTGTAAGTTTGGAAATGAAAAAAGCTCTTGCAAAAAGTGTCCTATTCATTGTTATAAGAAAGATATGAGAGAGAAAGTTAAAGAGGTAATGAAATTTTCAGGACCTAGAATACTAATATACAATCCTTTAGAATACATAAGACATATATTTAAATAA